Sequence from the Argopecten irradians isolate NY chromosome 12, Ai_NY, whole genome shotgun sequence genome:
atagaagttgtagtaattgtcattagtaaagcagagatctttatacacaggttaacataatatagaagttgtagtaattgtcattagtaaagcagagatctttTATACACAgttaacatagtatagaagttgtagtaattgtcattagtaaagcagagatctttatacacaggttaacatagtatagaagttgtagtaattgtcattagtaaagcagagatctttatacacaggttaacatagtatagaagttgtagtaattgtcattagtaaagcagagatctttatacacaggttaacatagtatagaagttgtagtaattgtcattagtaaagcagagatctttatacacaggttaacatagtatagaagttgtagtaattgtcattagtaaagcagagatctttatacacaggttaacataatatagaagttgtagtaattgtcattagtaaagcagagatctttatacacaggttaacatagtatagaagttgtagtaattgtcattagtaaagcagagatctttatacacaggttaacatagtatagaagttgtagtaattgtcattagtaaagcagagatctttatacacaggttaacatagtatagaagttgtagtaattgtcattagtaaagcagagatctttatacacaggttaacataagtatagaagttgtagtaattgtcattagtaaagcagagatctttatacacaggttaacataatatagaagttgtagtaattgtcattagtaaagcagagatctttatacacaggttaacatagtatagaagttgtagtaattgtcattagtaaagcagagatctttatacacaggttaacataatatagaagttgtagtaattgtcattagtaaagcagagatctttatacacaggttaacatagtatagaagttgtagtaattgtcattagtaaagcagagatctttatacacaggttaacatagtatagaagttgtagtaattgtcattagtaaagcagagatctttatacacaggttaacatagtatagaagttgtagtaattgtcattagtaaagcagagatctttatacacagttaacatagtatagaagttgtagtaattgtcattagtaaagcagagatctttatacacaggttaacatagtatagaagttgtagtaattgtcattagtaaagcagagatctttatacacaggttaacatagtatagaagttgtagtaattgtcattagtaaagcagagatctttatacacaggttaacatagtatagaagttgtagtaattgtcattagtaaagcagagatctttatacacaggttaacataatatagaagttgtagtaattgtcattagtaaagcagagatctttatacacaggttaacatagtatagaagttgtagtaattgttgtagtaaagcagagatctttattGTTCATTAGTAAAGTTGATTGTCATTAGTAtagcagagatctttatacacagttaacatagtatagaagttgtagtaattgtcattagtaaagcagagatctttatacacaggttaacataagtatagaagttgtagtaattgtcattagtaaagcagagatctttatacacaggttaacatagtatagaagttgtagtaattgtcattagtaaagcagagatctttatacacaggttaacatagtatagaagttgtagtaattgtcattagtaaagcagagatctttatacacaggttaacatagtatagaagttgtagtaattgtcattagtaaagcagagatctttatacacaggttaacatagtatagaagttgtagtaattgtcattagtaaagcagagatctttatacacaggttaacatagtatagaagttgtagtaattgtcattagtaaagcagagatctttatacacaggttaacatagtatagaagttgtagtaattgtcattagtaaagcagagatctttatacacaggttaacatagtatagaagttgtagtaattgtcattagtaaagcagagatctttatacacagttaacatagtatagaagttgtagtaattgtcattagtaaagcagagatctttatacacaggttaacatagtatagaagttgtagtaattgtcattagtaaagcagagatctttatacacaggttaacatagtatagaagttgtagtaattgtcattagtaaagcagagatctttatacacaggttaacatagtaatagaagttgtagtaattgtcattagtaaagcagagatctttatacacaggttaacatagtatagaagttgtagtaattgtcattagtaaagcagagatctttatacacaggttaacatagtatagaagttgtagtaattgtcattagtaaagcagagatctttatacacagttaacatagtatagaagttgtagtaattgtcattagtaaagcagagatctttatacacacaggttaacatagtatagaagttgtagtaattgtcattagtaaagcagagCTCTTTATACACAGTTAACATAatatagaagttgtagtaattgtcattagtaaagcagagatctttatacacaggttaacatagtatagaagttgtagtaattgtcatgagtaaagcagagatctttatacacaggttaacatagtatagaagttgtagtaattgtcattagtaaagcagagatctttatacacaggttaacatagtatagaagttgtagtaattgtcattagtaaagcagagatctttatacacaggttaacatagtatagaagttgtagtaattgtcattagtaaagcagagatctttatacacaggttaacatagtatagaagttgtagtaattgtcattagtaaagcagagatctttatacacaggtaacatagtatagaagttgtagtaattgtcattagtaaagcagagatctttatacacagttaACATAatatagaagttgtagtaattgtcattagtaaagcagagatctttatacacaggttaacatagtatagaagttgtagtaattgtcattagtaaagcagagatctttatacacaggttaacatagtatagaagttgtagtaattgtcattagtaaagcagagatctttatacacaggttaacatagtatagaagttgtagtaattgtcattagtaaagcagagatctttatacacaggttaacatagtatagaagttgtagtaattgtcattagtaaagcagagatctttatacacaggttaacatagtatagaagttgtagtaattgtcattagtaaagcagagatctttatacacaggttaacatagtatagaagttgtagtaattgtcattagtaaagcagagatctttatacacaggttaacatagtatagaagttgtagtaattgtcattagtaaagcagagatctttatacacaggttaacatagtatagaagttgtagtaattgtcattagtaaagcagagatctttatacacaggttaacatagtatatagaagttgtagtaattgtcattagtaaagcagagatctttatacacaggttaacatagtatagaagttgtagtaattgtcattagtaaagcagagatctttatacacaggttaacatagtatagaagttgtagtaattgtcattagtaaagcagagatctttatacacaggttaacatagtatagaagttgtagtaattgtcattagtaaagcagagatctttatacacaggttaacataatatagaagttgtagtaattgtcattagtaaagcagagatctttatacacaggttaacataatatagaagttgtagtaattgtcattagtaaagcagagatctttatacacaggttaacatagtatagaagttgtagtaattgtcattagtaaagcagtgatctttatacacaggttaacataatatagaagttgtagtaattgtcattagtaaagcagagatctttatacacaggttaacatagtatagaagttgtagtaattgtcattagtaaagcagagatctttatacacaggttaacatagtatagaagttgtagtaattgtcattagtaaagcagagatctttatacacaggttaacatagtatagaagttgtagtaattgtcattagtaaagcagagatctttatacacaggttaacataatatagaagttgtagtaattgtcattagtaaagcagagatctttatacacaggttaacatagtatagaagttgtagtaattgtcattagtaaagcagagatctttatacacaggttaacatagtatagaagttgtagtaattgtcattagtaaagcagagatctttatacacaggtattGTAACTTCTCATCTTTTGTAATTAAACAGAGGAGGGTAAAATGTAGTAGTCAAACTGGGTCTCCAGTCCAGGACCTCCGTACACTAGTCAGATGATCTATCTATTGATCTACCTCACCAATGATCAACCCAGTCAAATCCCACTATATACATGACACCCAATCATCATGCAGTCGATGTAGAGATAGATACTATAAATGTAGTTACCAGGTATTTTAATCATAGTTTACTTTTAGTGCTTTTCATGCTGTCATCGAAAATACTAATTCAAGTACATCACTAAATTTTGTGAAAGTGAATTTCCATTATTAACCATTTATCAACTGCACTAATTTTATTATCTGTGcttataaatcataatttaaaaacatatttttttttgcatttgtgCTTAAATTTGACTGCACTAAAGTAAAACATGATATTGACATTAATTACCTTCTGTCGAGTAAGGACATCCATGGTCTCTAACATGAGTCTGTACTGGGGTGGCATCCCCACCCACACACGGTACTGTAGCCACTGTTGGGCCTCCTCAAACATCATACCACCCCCCACCACAATGATACAACTGTACATCTTCTTCTTCACTTCGTCACTCCCTGTGGGTAGGAAAGAATGACATTTTGTGAACATACTTGAATACTTCATTTAGGCCTCTATTTATATAGCtataacttacatataaaacttcatttatttctaatattagCTAGAAATATCATATAATCACATTACATTgcctattacagagttatctgccttccCGTAGGTATAGATTGTGACATCATACATTTGTGAGTATAGTGTCATACTTATCAGAGAAAATgatctgtaatatgtaaagacaTTACATCAATTAAACTAAGCATTATCTACATCtccatatttataattataaatccTAAGTTATAATAACTCtgaataattaaataaacatgaaTCATATATACCAATAAATCCTAAGTTATAATAACTCTgaataattaaatcaaaaacATGACCCAGAAACATTAAatctttttcttcagttacaaaagttactaactttacacctttaccaccattgaaaagtttgagcttcttatttcacttcaagttaaaaatatgaaaaataattaattgcattccaaaaaaattctgtgtcactatatcctatatggaatgaagtactgattgcgcatgcaccaaaggcgaaataaatctacattttttgcgttaataagacataaatatacacgattaaaacaccaattactAGTTTATACTCTGAGTAATAAATAAAGTTATGATATTTCCCCAAATTACAATCAAAAGTAAATCCCaaagatataatataaaaattttttatgaattatatatacaaaagtcaaagttaaatctttaaaatgctACTCTGCTGAATTAAAAGTTTATTTCCGTAAGCTTTACAGTGAATCGCCGAAATTAGTAATATTTGAATGTGATTTTCTAAACTAAAAATGTTGGGAATTGTGAATATACATTGGAAACGAATTCGATATTGTGAATTTGTGAATGATACTTCAAAATATAAAACTGACAAATCCTATATAAGGTGAGTGGGGCCCCGAAGGGGTAACAATAAATAAAGATCATTTGGTCGCTTTTTTGAAACATTGTTAACAAGTAAATAGAGATTAAATTAGTAAAAGTTGTTGAAAAATTGTTAACATGATTCCTTGGATTGAATCATAATATATAAACCTaagttattaatttaaaaatgataatcttcaatgttataaattaaaaaatcatgtaTACCATAACAATGGAGTGTTATCTTTTCCGATATAATTTAGAGTGTATTTATGTAATCATGATATATATCCTTTCCATGCTATTGTCAATTCCAGTATTTGAAGAAATCCTTTCAAACTTACTTCATCAGTGTCtcgaaagatccattcaatttTTTGAGATATTGTCACTTAGTCACGTTTCTTTCCTACCAGCTTCAATGATATCaccaatacatcataagtggtgtaagtaaagaatagtaattgaaaatttgtataaattatgtattataatcaaaaaattgtcttttgtattacatttaaaaaataaatcaatttgtgAAACACATTATTCTTACACATGAAAATTTTCTAGTACCCAAATAATTTCAAACATGAAACCaattataaaagaataaaatttcCCTGtatgatgattttgataaagtgtttacaaaaaattgtaaaaaatgttataatttttgtttgacaaaaaaaatttgGAACTAGTcatgttttacatgtaggcttacaCTGAAACGATTTAATGgtcattacatgtatacagtatttatcatatataactGACAATTAATCTccatatttttttatagaatgTACTAGGACCTTCTGACAGAAGTGCAAAATGTGATGGCAATCTCGCCcaaaataaaagggaaaaataGAACTAACATTATCTGtcaaaactgaagaaaaaataaagtcTGTTTTGTAATGTACCCATGTATGAACCAGAACAGAAATTAATTtcaagaaggaaggacagaacaAACCTAGCAATAATTCTTTACTATTAGCACCaagatttttaaacatttatttcttcttcacaaaatgaaaaaaggaaCATGAATTATTGCATCTGTACATACCTAAGTTATAtaactgttttaatatttatagaCAAGGATGTAATTTACCAAAtgaacaataaacaaatttaaataaatatgtcaTTGTCAGTTGTTTAATTAAagtgttcattttagaaaatgttcataaaCACAGAAATAAATGCAAACACAGGTACTGGAGCtatgataaaaattatttttgggtCAAACGTCAGTGTCAAACtcatataataattatacatatatccctatgtgtaataaaaaaaatcttgttgtgtaatacacagacagcacatatatataagaatatcaCATATCTGTAGAATAATAGCCTGGATTCaatgttgttaaattgcattattcagTATGACCGAATAAAGTTGCAAACgttttgattgaattagaaAGGACTAGACTGAAATAACAAATCAATTAGTCCAGGCTCAGAAGGTCTACATGTACAAACTCAGGCACACTTAGTTGTTTGGAGCAAGATCACACTAAAGGAATTAGAATTGCTGaagtatataaaaataaactaaaaaatacaactaaataattattttcctaCAGGTTAGACTAAGTTatacatttgaaaaaatattttactgcaattactctgTATGAATTGAGAATCACATTAAATGGTCAGTATTTACTACTGGATGCTATTTTGTccagtcattttttttattgacaaaaattcAATGCACAATATGTGTCATGTCAAAACCAATGTATATGAATGTGCTAGTTGTGCACTGAACCCAGATTGTATAAACAAACACCtaatcattatacatgtttatgattcatttgattcagaggcaaaACGGCTGGACATCATAAATTATGGTAGCTACAGGTTCAATTGGCAAGCTAAATGTACATGCATCCAAACGTATTAACAAGGGAACTGTCTGTATTATCCACAGAAAAACAATAGAACAATTGTCAGACAAACGTCAAACTTTTAACACAAGCATTAAACCACAGCCTTATTGCAACCCCAAAAttctttcattattttttttttaaaattttcacaattaGACCAAAGTTTATAGTTTTCACCAGAaaacatcatgtttttaacgaCATGgagcttttgtataaatatcagCAAATCAATAAACACATATTAAGTTTTATACCATGGCGGTACATGGTGATTTTTAAACTAATAATGACTACCATGTATACAAACACTATGACACtgacaaaaatgcatattagtCAAGTTTGCCTCCGGGGCATTTTACTTGATTgtattattaatttcatttggacctttataaaacaagttatatggttatcAAGCAAGTCAAACGTAGCAcactgagaaaaaaatatcaccagCAGAATCATTAGAAACAGGTACTGTCAAACTCTATACCAAACGGAGCTTGTCTATATTCAGACTTTATCAAATACCATTAATCAATTACAACACTAGGTACATACTATTGTACAAATTTAGTCTTGTCTAGTACGATGTAAATATCACATCACGTATTTTATACAAGTTTAAATACCGTTCCCTGCAACAAAAATCCCTCCGGTGCCCCCCTTAGGCCAAACGTAGTCACCGATTCtcctgtataaacacagcaaAATGACGAATGGACAGTATATGTTTACACCACGATAAATGTATAGCAATTGTTCTGGGggactctttaacttcatcacataacaaaaaCACACTCACTTGTATGAAAGTAACAAGTTCTAATACAAGTTCACAAAAATTTCATTTGAGACACACGTGATCCTCTATTGAAACAATGCAATCAAATACTCTTATCGTACTGTCAAAACTTTTGAAACGTAGCGGGACAAAAACACAGCAATTTAGAAAAACAGGTACTGTACCCCAGCACCTTTTTTGACACAACGGACTCTGTATAAACACAGCAATCAATTAGAACACAGGTAACTGTCAATTAGCACCACAAAACTGTAGCGCACATCATTTCTGGTCTGTCCAAGCAATCAAAATTACCAACACAGGCACTCCCAACCCCGCACCAAAAGTAGCTAGCACACAGACtcctgtataaacacagcaaTCAATTACAACACAGACTGTCACCCCCATGCACCAAATTAGCGGATCCTGTATACAGCAATTTCTGAAATTAGAACACAGGTACTGTCAAAAATCCCAAGCAGCTAACTGTAGCGCACACACtcctgtataaacacagcaaTCAATTAGACACAGGTACTGGGGGGAACCCAGCATAAAATTTGACACAGACTCCTGTATAAACAGCAGTACTTTCAATTAGCAATAGTGGTACTGTCCCAAAACCAAAcatggcagcctgtcggccattaaCTTGttcagatcccttcagcactttgagaaatagcggtaacaaacttcattgtcaaaattcaagatggcttcctgtcggccatcttgttaaccgatcggcaccaaaatgcaatatgcataaccagggacctaggggaccatgcacatgaaatttgagacagatcccttcagtactttttgagaaatactggtaacaaacttcaattgtcaaaatccaagatggcgtcctgttggccatcttgttgaccgattggtcccaaaatgcaatgcaatatgcacaactagacccctaggggaacctacaggtaaaatttgagagagatcccttcagtactttctgagaaatagcggtaacaaactttaactatcaaaatccaagatggctgcctggcggccattttgttgaccaattagtcccaaaatgcaatatgcacaactagggcccgaggggaacctacatatgaaatttgagaaagatcccttcagtactttctgagaaagagcagtaacaagaattgttaacggacggaaaggacggaaggacggagggacggaaggacggaaggacggacggacggaccacggacgaaaagcgatttgaatagcccaccatctgatgatggtgggctaataaacaTGAATGATATATACCAATAAATTCTAAAGTACATGCTCACCACATCTGTCAATGCTCTGTAAGATAGCCTGGTCCACTCCCATTAGTTGTAACACCGGCTCAGAATCTATCTCCTGCTCCTCCTCGATATCTAGTCTCCGTGTCCCCTTGTTGATATCACCAGTCACCTGGAGATTATCCGGGGCATCGTTTGAGTCCTCGTCCATTTGTTGTTGTGTCTGTGGATCATCCAGCTGTCCTAGATTTGCCTCTGAGTTGTCTCGACTCATCTCTGTATTGTCCTTCTTCTTTGCTAACTTTGCCTGAATTTATTCAAGAATTTCATTAAACAATTCTGACTGTGAGTGACAATTATTCATCATACAAAATGTTAAAActttatcattaaaaataacctttgggcaggtgagctaaacaaatgaaaattgaaagtttatataatcaaaatttgaatttatgatagtaagttacctcccttgatgTGGTCTGACGAAGAAAGAATTCATCATGTGGATCTTGAGGGTCACCATCAGATCGACTTTGAACATGTATAAGATTTGACCCCTGTAGACCCAGCATGTCCGGGAAAAATAAACTCATAGGTGCTAATATTGTCTCATCTCCAAACTTCATGGCATACTTTATGATATTCTGTTCTGGTTTCCGTATCAATATAGATCTGTCCTTTACTCCAAAGTTGTCCTATAAGAAAATGAGAAATTTAACTCCAAAGATGTCATATAACAAAATGGGGAATTTAACTCAaaagaaccctatatagtttattCAACTCCCCTTTTTTGTCACAGGTCTGTGTaccaaatattatcaaaatttgtcAAGTAGTTTTTAATAGGAGTTTGCCGAataaagttgtgtctacagacagacagacagacggataTACGGGCAACTGGATTTTAGTATACCCCCACCTTAACTTCGTTGCAGGGGGTATACACGGAAATATGTGCCTACCTGGTCTAGATGGCAGTAGGACTCCTTATATTCCTGAAGTAGAAGTCCATCAATCGTATTTCTGGGGTCGAGTTCCCGCGGACTGAAACCCGACTTCCCAAGTAACCAATGGAAACATCTTGTGATGTCACTTCCTCCGTACTCCATTGTTATTCtgtcaaaaaatcaaaatgagatTCAATCAAATGATACAAACACAGGAACAAGATAAACAGGAGTACACAATAATCATGTATATTAAAAAGAAGCAGAATTCCTGTCAATAAGTgttcaattgatttttttgaTAATCTCTTTTATACAATGCACATGTATTGGAATATTGAATATACCATTaaagttgtattattttttttttaattttcaccaCCATAAGTTTTGGTTTTATAAGTTTAaggtcttattaacagccagggtcatgtaaggatgtgccaggtttgttgttgGAGAAAAGCtggagttcccggagaaaaaccaccaaccagcggtcagtacctggcaactgctccacatgggattcaaacccgcACCCCAGAGGtaaagggcttgtggtaatatgttgggacatcttaaccaaaCTGTCATAACATGGATGCTTGTATATGATTGTTCAAATccataaaaacattaaaatactattgacatagtggtaaatgtcgcattaaatatcacacgttttgaaagaactgCAACAGTCTATGCCAAGTTTCAAATTTTACGAACAGATCAGAATAGATAGATAGTTCACATGGAAAATCTATCATGTTTAGTGAAAATAAACTACTCAGGTGAAATTTACCCACTTAAGTCTATGATTTGAGCCATATATCAATCTTTGTAAAATATTGGTAGTAAATCCAGCGACAGCATTTGAGgtatacatctgtatatgttATACCTACCTTGTATTTTTGTGAGATATGCCATCCTCTACACAACACACACTGGTTTTCTGGTCACCAACATCTACCACACAGGCACTGCCGACCCCGGCACCAAACGTAGCGCACACAGACtcctgtataaacacagcaaTCAATTAGAACACAGGTACTGTCAACCCCAGCACCAAACGTAGCGCACACAGACtcctgtataaacacagcaaTCAATTAGAACACAGGTACTGTCAACCCCAGCACCAAACGTAGCACACACAGACTCTTGTATAAACACAGCAATCAATTAGAACACTGGTACTGTCAA
This genomic interval carries:
- the LOC138305152 gene encoding actin-related protein 8-like, whose product is MPTPAAKRLYTQAPDPASEPVQTATIVVIQPGSYNLRIGRAADGLPITIPHCIARKKKDVSKPLQSTPWILRPECQHSESKHQQRQGLKQAEEALAYKPTSTGEYRQPTSHKLLYSHNNNVRGQLTEVICPHKWTSIDQSSPYIIGEEALYLNPADNYHLHWPMRGGHLNVHNGPGGTLTAVMADIETIWGQAIQTLLDIPLKDLKLYKALLLIPDVYIHQHVKHMMNVLLEKLGFGAAVVHQESVCATFGAGVGSACVVDVGDQKTSVCCVEDGISHKNTRITMEYGGSDITRCFHWLLGKSGFSPRELDPRNTIDGLLLQEYKESYCHLDQDNFGVKDRSILIRKPEQNIIKYAMKFGDETILAPMSLFFPDMLGLQGSNLIHVQSRSDGDPQDPHDEFFLRQTTSREAKLAKKKDNTEMSRDNSEANLGQLDDPQTQQQMDEDSNDAPDNLQVTGDINKGTRRLDIEEEQEIDSEPVLQLMGVDQAILQSIDRCGSDEVKKKMYSCIIVVGGGMMFEEAQQWLQYRVWVGMPPQYRLMLETMDVLTRQKDMDPTLTCWKGASVLACLDTTQELWIKQHEWRQFSVRMLRERAPFMW